From a region of the Marmota flaviventris isolate mMarFla1 chromosome 13, mMarFla1.hap1, whole genome shotgun sequence genome:
- the Golga2 gene encoding golgin subfamily A member 2 isoform X5 — protein MWPPPTTSPPRPGMSEETRQSKLAAAKKKLREYQQKNSPGVPAGAKKKKKIKNDSSPETTTAGGCHSPEDIQDILKVLVSDLNHSNGVALPPLDKWKAPKDHTAPAPPAADDSVSLGRVPSPGPTLPSLELPQNHDADIGPNIMDETKTFSSTESLRQLSQQLNGLVSESTSYINGEGLSSSANMKDLEKQQNQDTLDQLEKEKKACQEKLAKEQGVLREQLQVHIQTIGILVSEKAELQTALAHTQHAARQKAGESEGLAGRLQSSQQRVGELERTLSAVSTQQKKADRHNKELTKERDALRLELYKNNINNEDLKQQNSELEEKLRVVLAEKAAMQLGAEELQKKLEMSELLLQQFSSRSEAPDSNQQLQQAVEERAQLEKHVGQQMELLKQLQVERDHYAENLKGDNAMWQQRMQQMSEQLRTLREEKEQSESRVQELETNLAELRSQMVEPPPVEPPPGPSEAEQQLQADVEQLQKELENLAGQLHAQVQDNNSLSRLNREQEERLLELERAAELWGKQERKQILESMQNDRTTISRALSQNRKLKEQLAELQNGFVRLSNENMEITSALQSEQHVKKELAKKLGQLQEKLGELKETVELKSQEAQGLQQQRDQYLSHLQQYVAAYQQLTSEKEALHKQVLLQTQLMDRLQHEEVQGKMAVEMARQELQETQERLEATSQQNQQLQAQLSLLALPGEVEDEMDEEEKEEAASRPSLTIPEDLDSREAMVVFFNAALANAEEEKARLRRQLREQQTRCRRLAYLEATSQSEPTEQALVPRSGDNCVSGESTEALQMAMEKLQSRFLEVMQEKVELKELVEELEHRCIQLSGETDTIGEYIALYQNQRAVLKERHREKEEYISRLAQDKEEMKVKLLELQELVLRLVGERNEWQGKFLAAAQSPAETTTPEPASPQEFGATDKQGDLQEVSLADSVEPAQGEAGAASPPENHTAQQIIQLLRKIQNPQERLGLGTNPCVPFFYRADDNDEVKIMVI, from the exons ATTCAGGACATTCTGAAGGTGCTGGTGTCCGACCTTAACCATTCCAATGGGGTAGCGCTCCCCCCATTGGACAAGTGGAAG GCACCCAAAGACCACACTGCTCCTGCACCACCAGCTGCTGATGACAGCGTGTCACTTGGCCGTGTCCCTTCCCCAGGTCCTACTCTCCCTAGCCTGGAGTTACCTCAG AACCATGATGCCGACATTGGTCCTAATATTATGGATGAAACAAA GACTTTCTCATCAACTGAGAGCCTGCGACAACTTTCTCAACAGCTCAATGGTCTTGTGTCTGAG TCTACGTCATACATCAATGGAGAAGGCCTCTCATCATCTGCTAACATGAAGGATCTGGAG AAACAGCAGAACCAAGACACTCTGGATCAACTGGAAAAA GAGAAAAAGGCGTGTCAAGAGAAGTTGGCAAAGGAGCAGGGAGTTCTAAGGGAACAGTTGCAG GTTCACATCCAGACCATAGGAATTCTGGTGTCTGAGAAAGCAGAATTACAGACAGCCCTGGCTCATACTCAGCACGCAGCCAGGCAGAAAGCAG GAGAGTCTGAGGGTCTTGCTGGCCGTCTGCAGTCTTCCCAACAGCGTGTGGGAGAGCTGGAACGGACTCTGTCTGCTGTTTCCACACAGCAAAAGAAGGCAGACAGG CACAACAAGGAGCTAACCAAAGAGAGAGATGCCCTCAGGCTGGAGTTGTACAAGAACAA CATAAATAACGAGGACCTGAAGCAGCAGAACTCAGAATTGGAAGAGAAGCTCCGTGTGGTGCTGGCAGAGAAAGCAGCTATGCAGCTGGGGGCGGAGGAGCTCCAAAAGAAGCTGGAGATGTCTGAGCTGCTGCTGCAACAA TTCTCTAGCCGGTCTGAAGCCCCTGATAGTAACCAGCAGTTACAGCAGGCCGTAGAGGAGCGGGCACAGCTGGAGAAACATGTGGGGCAG CAGATGGAGTTACTGAAACAACTGCAGGTGGAGAGAGACCACTATGCAGAGAACCTGAAAGGAGATAACGCCATGTGGCAGCAGAGGATGCAGCAGATGTCAGAGCAG CTGCGCACAttgagggaggagaaagaacagAGTGAGAGTCGGGTTCAGGAGTTGGAGACCAACTTGGCAGAACTGAGGAGCCAGATGG TGGAGCCCCCACCCGTGGAGCCCCCACCCGGGCCctcagaggcagagcagcagCTGCAGGCAGATGTGGAGCAGCTGCAAAAGGAACTGGAGAACCTGGCTGGACAGCTCCATGCCCAGGTGCAGGATAACAATAGTCTGAGTCGCCTGAATCGGGAGCAGGAGGAGCGGCTGCTGGAGCTCGAGCGTGCTGCGGAGCTCTGGGGCAAGCAGGAGCGCAAGCAGATTCTGGAGAGCATGCAGAACGACCGCACCACCATCAGCCGCGCACTCTCCCAGAACCGCAAGCTCAAGGAGCAGCTGGCGGAGCTGCAGAACGGCTTCGTGAGGCTG TCGAATGAGAACATGGAGATCACCAGTGCGCTGCAGTCAGAGCAGCACGTCAAGAAGGAGCTGGCCAAGAAGTTGGGTCAGCTGCAGGAGAAGCTGGGAGAGCTAAAGGAGACG GTGGAGCTGAAGAGCCAGGAGGCTCAGGGTCTGCAACAGCAGCGAGACCAGTACCTGTCTCACCTGCAGCAGTACGTGGCTGCCTATCAGCAGCTGACCTCCGAGAAGGAGGCGCTGCACAAGCAGGTTCTGCTGCAGACTCAGCTTATGGACCGGCTGCAGCATGAGGAGGTGCAGGGCAAGATGGCAGTGGAGATGGCCCGCCAGGAGTTGCAGGAGACCCAG GAGCGCCTAGAAGCCACCAGTCAGCAAAACCAACAGCTACAGGCCCAGCTGAGCCTCCTGGCTCTCCCTGGGGAAG TAGAAGATGAAATGGacgaggaagaaaaggaggaggcgGCTTCTCGGCCCAGTTTGACCATCCCAGAGGACCTGGACAGCCGAGAGGCCATG GTGGTATTTTTTAATGCGGCTCTAGCCAATGCCGAGGAAGAGAAGGCACGGCTGCGCAGGCAGCTGAGGGAGCAGCAGACACGCTGCCGGCGCCTGGCTTATCTGGAAGCCACATCCCAGAGTGAGCCCACAGAGCAAGCCCTGGTCCCCAGGAGTGGGGACAATTGTGTGTCTGGGGAGAGCACTGAGGCTCTACAGATGGCCATGGAGAAGCTGCAG AGCCGCTTCCTGGAGGTCATGCAGGAGAAGGTGGAGCTCAAGGAGCTGGTGGAGGAACTGGAACATCGCTGCATCCAGCTCTCTGGAGAGACGGATACCATCG GAGAGTATATTGCCCTCTACCAAAATCAGAGGGCAGTGCTGAAGGAGCGCCACCGAGAGAAGGAGGAGTACATCAGCCGACTGGCGCAGGACAAGGAGGAGATGAAG GTCAAGTTGCTGGAGCTGCAGGAGCTGGTGCTGCGGCTTGTGGGGGAGCGTAACGAGTGGCAGGGCAAGTTTCTGGCAGCGGCCCAGAGTCCTGCTGAAACCACCACTCCAGAGCCAGCAAGCCCCCAGGAATTTGGAGCAACTGACAAGCAGGGTG ACCTTCAAGAGGTGAGCCTTGCTGACAGCGTGGAGCCGGCACAAGGAGAGGCTGGGGCGGCTTCTCCCCCTGAGAACCACACTGCGCAGCAGATCATACAGCTGCTGCGCAAGATCCAGAACCCCCAGGAACGCCTCGGCCTGGGCACCAACCCCTGCGTCCCCTTCTTCTACCGTGCCGATGACAATGATGAGGTTAAGATCATGGTCATCTAA
- the Golga2 gene encoding golgin subfamily A member 2 isoform X1 — MWPPPTTSPPRPGMSEETRQSKLAAAKKKLREYQQKNSPGVPAGAKKKKKIKNDSSPETTTAGGCHSPEDIQDILKVLVSDLNHSNGVALPPLDKWKAPKDHTAPAPPAADDSVSLGRVPSPGPTLPSLELPQNHDADIGPNIMDETKTFSSTESLRQLSQQLNGLVSESTSYINGEGLSSSANMKDLESRYQELAVALDSSYLTNKQLSSKIEELKQQNQDTLDQLEKEKKACQEKLAKEQGVLREQLQVHIQTIGILVSEKAELQTALAHTQHAARQKAGESEGLAGRLQSSQQRVGELERTLSAVSTQQKKADRHNKELTKERDALRLELYKNNINNEDLKQQNSELEEKLRVVLAEKAAMQLGAEELQKKLEMSELLLQQFSSRSEAPDSNQQLQQAVEERAQLEKHVGQQMELLKQLQVERDHYAENLKGDNAMWQQRMQQMSEQLRTLREEKEQSESRVQELETNLAELRSQMVEPPPVEPPPGPSEAEQQLQADVEQLQKELENLAGQLHAQVQDNNSLSRLNREQEERLLELERAAELWGKQERKQILESMQNDRTTISRALSQNRKLKEQLAELQNGFVRLSNENMEITSALQSEQHVKKELAKKLGQLQEKLGELKETVELKSQEAQGLQQQRDQYLSHLQQYVAAYQQLTSEKEALHKQVLLQTQLMDRLQHEEVQGKMAVEMARQELQETQERLEATSQQNQQLQAQLSLLALPGEVEDEMDEEEKEEAASRPSLTIPEDLDSREAMVVFFNAALANAEEEKARLRRQLREQQTRCRRLAYLEATSQSEPTEQALVPRSGDNCVSGESTEALQMAMEKLQSRFLEVMQEKVELKELVEELEHRCIQLSGETDTIGEYIALYQNQRAVLKERHREKEEYISRLAQDKEEMKVKLLELQELVLRLVGERNEWQGKFLAAAQSPAETTTPEPASPQEFGATDKQGDLQEVSLADSVEPAQGEAGAASPPENHTAQQIIQLLRKIQNPQERLGLGTNPCVPFFYRADDNDEVKIMVI; from the exons ATTCAGGACATTCTGAAGGTGCTGGTGTCCGACCTTAACCATTCCAATGGGGTAGCGCTCCCCCCATTGGACAAGTGGAAG GCACCCAAAGACCACACTGCTCCTGCACCACCAGCTGCTGATGACAGCGTGTCACTTGGCCGTGTCCCTTCCCCAGGTCCTACTCTCCCTAGCCTGGAGTTACCTCAG AACCATGATGCCGACATTGGTCCTAATATTATGGATGAAACAAA GACTTTCTCATCAACTGAGAGCCTGCGACAACTTTCTCAACAGCTCAATGGTCTTGTGTCTGAG TCTACGTCATACATCAATGGAGAAGGCCTCTCATCATCTGCTAACATGAAGGATCTGGAG AGCCGGTACCAAGAGCTAGCAGTAGCCCTGGACTCCAGCTatctaacaaacaaacaactcagTAGCAAGATAGAGGAATTG AAACAGCAGAACCAAGACACTCTGGATCAACTGGAAAAA GAGAAAAAGGCGTGTCAAGAGAAGTTGGCAAAGGAGCAGGGAGTTCTAAGGGAACAGTTGCAG GTTCACATCCAGACCATAGGAATTCTGGTGTCTGAGAAAGCAGAATTACAGACAGCCCTGGCTCATACTCAGCACGCAGCCAGGCAGAAAGCAG GAGAGTCTGAGGGTCTTGCTGGCCGTCTGCAGTCTTCCCAACAGCGTGTGGGAGAGCTGGAACGGACTCTGTCTGCTGTTTCCACACAGCAAAAGAAGGCAGACAGG CACAACAAGGAGCTAACCAAAGAGAGAGATGCCCTCAGGCTGGAGTTGTACAAGAACAA CATAAATAACGAGGACCTGAAGCAGCAGAACTCAGAATTGGAAGAGAAGCTCCGTGTGGTGCTGGCAGAGAAAGCAGCTATGCAGCTGGGGGCGGAGGAGCTCCAAAAGAAGCTGGAGATGTCTGAGCTGCTGCTGCAACAA TTCTCTAGCCGGTCTGAAGCCCCTGATAGTAACCAGCAGTTACAGCAGGCCGTAGAGGAGCGGGCACAGCTGGAGAAACATGTGGGGCAG CAGATGGAGTTACTGAAACAACTGCAGGTGGAGAGAGACCACTATGCAGAGAACCTGAAAGGAGATAACGCCATGTGGCAGCAGAGGATGCAGCAGATGTCAGAGCAG CTGCGCACAttgagggaggagaaagaacagAGTGAGAGTCGGGTTCAGGAGTTGGAGACCAACTTGGCAGAACTGAGGAGCCAGATGG TGGAGCCCCCACCCGTGGAGCCCCCACCCGGGCCctcagaggcagagcagcagCTGCAGGCAGATGTGGAGCAGCTGCAAAAGGAACTGGAGAACCTGGCTGGACAGCTCCATGCCCAGGTGCAGGATAACAATAGTCTGAGTCGCCTGAATCGGGAGCAGGAGGAGCGGCTGCTGGAGCTCGAGCGTGCTGCGGAGCTCTGGGGCAAGCAGGAGCGCAAGCAGATTCTGGAGAGCATGCAGAACGACCGCACCACCATCAGCCGCGCACTCTCCCAGAACCGCAAGCTCAAGGAGCAGCTGGCGGAGCTGCAGAACGGCTTCGTGAGGCTG TCGAATGAGAACATGGAGATCACCAGTGCGCTGCAGTCAGAGCAGCACGTCAAGAAGGAGCTGGCCAAGAAGTTGGGTCAGCTGCAGGAGAAGCTGGGAGAGCTAAAGGAGACG GTGGAGCTGAAGAGCCAGGAGGCTCAGGGTCTGCAACAGCAGCGAGACCAGTACCTGTCTCACCTGCAGCAGTACGTGGCTGCCTATCAGCAGCTGACCTCCGAGAAGGAGGCGCTGCACAAGCAGGTTCTGCTGCAGACTCAGCTTATGGACCGGCTGCAGCATGAGGAGGTGCAGGGCAAGATGGCAGTGGAGATGGCCCGCCAGGAGTTGCAGGAGACCCAG GAGCGCCTAGAAGCCACCAGTCAGCAAAACCAACAGCTACAGGCCCAGCTGAGCCTCCTGGCTCTCCCTGGGGAAG TAGAAGATGAAATGGacgaggaagaaaaggaggaggcgGCTTCTCGGCCCAGTTTGACCATCCCAGAGGACCTGGACAGCCGAGAGGCCATG GTGGTATTTTTTAATGCGGCTCTAGCCAATGCCGAGGAAGAGAAGGCACGGCTGCGCAGGCAGCTGAGGGAGCAGCAGACACGCTGCCGGCGCCTGGCTTATCTGGAAGCCACATCCCAGAGTGAGCCCACAGAGCAAGCCCTGGTCCCCAGGAGTGGGGACAATTGTGTGTCTGGGGAGAGCACTGAGGCTCTACAGATGGCCATGGAGAAGCTGCAG AGCCGCTTCCTGGAGGTCATGCAGGAGAAGGTGGAGCTCAAGGAGCTGGTGGAGGAACTGGAACATCGCTGCATCCAGCTCTCTGGAGAGACGGATACCATCG GAGAGTATATTGCCCTCTACCAAAATCAGAGGGCAGTGCTGAAGGAGCGCCACCGAGAGAAGGAGGAGTACATCAGCCGACTGGCGCAGGACAAGGAGGAGATGAAG GTCAAGTTGCTGGAGCTGCAGGAGCTGGTGCTGCGGCTTGTGGGGGAGCGTAACGAGTGGCAGGGCAAGTTTCTGGCAGCGGCCCAGAGTCCTGCTGAAACCACCACTCCAGAGCCAGCAAGCCCCCAGGAATTTGGAGCAACTGACAAGCAGGGTG ACCTTCAAGAGGTGAGCCTTGCTGACAGCGTGGAGCCGGCACAAGGAGAGGCTGGGGCGGCTTCTCCCCCTGAGAACCACACTGCGCAGCAGATCATACAGCTGCTGCGCAAGATCCAGAACCCCCAGGAACGCCTCGGCCTGGGCACCAACCCCTGCGTCCCCTTCTTCTACCGTGCCGATGACAATGATGAGGTTAAGATCATGGTCATCTAA
- the Golga2 gene encoding golgin subfamily A member 2 isoform X4: protein MWPPPTTSPPRPGMSEETRQSKLAAAKKKLREYQQKNSPGVPAGAKKKKKIKNDSSPETTTAGGCHSPEDAPKDHTAPAPPAADDSVSLGRVPSPGPTLPSLELPQNHDADIGPNIMDETKTFSSTESLRQLSQQLNGLVSESTSYINGEGLSSSANMKDLESRYQELAVALDSSYLTNKQLSSKIEELKQQNQDTLDQLEKEKKACQEKLAKEQGVLREQLQVHIQTIGILVSEKAELQTALAHTQHAARQKAGESEGLAGRLQSSQQRVGELERTLSAVSTQQKKADRHNKELTKERDALRLELYKNNINNEDLKQQNSELEEKLRVVLAEKAAMQLGAEELQKKLEMSELLLQQFSSRSEAPDSNQQLQQAVEERAQLEKHVGQQMELLKQLQVERDHYAENLKGDNAMWQQRMQQMSEQLRTLREEKEQSESRVQELETNLAELRSQMVEPPPVEPPPGPSEAEQQLQADVEQLQKELENLAGQLHAQVQDNNSLSRLNREQEERLLELERAAELWGKQERKQILESMQNDRTTISRALSQNRKLKEQLAELQNGFVRLSNENMEITSALQSEQHVKKELAKKLGQLQEKLGELKETVELKSQEAQGLQQQRDQYLSHLQQYVAAYQQLTSEKEALHKQVLLQTQLMDRLQHEEVQGKMAVEMARQELQETQERLEATSQQNQQLQAQLSLLALPGEVEDEMDEEEKEEAASRPSLTIPEDLDSREAMVVFFNAALANAEEEKARLRRQLREQQTRCRRLAYLEATSQSEPTEQALVPRSGDNCVSGESTEALQMAMEKLQSRFLEVMQEKVELKELVEELEHRCIQLSGETDTIGEYIALYQNQRAVLKERHREKEEYISRLAQDKEEMKVKLLELQELVLRLVGERNEWQGKFLAAAQSPAETTTPEPASPQEFGATDKQGDLQEVSLADSVEPAQGEAGAASPPENHTAQQIIQLLRKIQNPQERLGLGTNPCVPFFYRADDNDEVKIMVI from the exons GCACCCAAAGACCACACTGCTCCTGCACCACCAGCTGCTGATGACAGCGTGTCACTTGGCCGTGTCCCTTCCCCAGGTCCTACTCTCCCTAGCCTGGAGTTACCTCAG AACCATGATGCCGACATTGGTCCTAATATTATGGATGAAACAAA GACTTTCTCATCAACTGAGAGCCTGCGACAACTTTCTCAACAGCTCAATGGTCTTGTGTCTGAG TCTACGTCATACATCAATGGAGAAGGCCTCTCATCATCTGCTAACATGAAGGATCTGGAG AGCCGGTACCAAGAGCTAGCAGTAGCCCTGGACTCCAGCTatctaacaaacaaacaactcagTAGCAAGATAGAGGAATTG AAACAGCAGAACCAAGACACTCTGGATCAACTGGAAAAA GAGAAAAAGGCGTGTCAAGAGAAGTTGGCAAAGGAGCAGGGAGTTCTAAGGGAACAGTTGCAG GTTCACATCCAGACCATAGGAATTCTGGTGTCTGAGAAAGCAGAATTACAGACAGCCCTGGCTCATACTCAGCACGCAGCCAGGCAGAAAGCAG GAGAGTCTGAGGGTCTTGCTGGCCGTCTGCAGTCTTCCCAACAGCGTGTGGGAGAGCTGGAACGGACTCTGTCTGCTGTTTCCACACAGCAAAAGAAGGCAGACAGG CACAACAAGGAGCTAACCAAAGAGAGAGATGCCCTCAGGCTGGAGTTGTACAAGAACAA CATAAATAACGAGGACCTGAAGCAGCAGAACTCAGAATTGGAAGAGAAGCTCCGTGTGGTGCTGGCAGAGAAAGCAGCTATGCAGCTGGGGGCGGAGGAGCTCCAAAAGAAGCTGGAGATGTCTGAGCTGCTGCTGCAACAA TTCTCTAGCCGGTCTGAAGCCCCTGATAGTAACCAGCAGTTACAGCAGGCCGTAGAGGAGCGGGCACAGCTGGAGAAACATGTGGGGCAG CAGATGGAGTTACTGAAACAACTGCAGGTGGAGAGAGACCACTATGCAGAGAACCTGAAAGGAGATAACGCCATGTGGCAGCAGAGGATGCAGCAGATGTCAGAGCAG CTGCGCACAttgagggaggagaaagaacagAGTGAGAGTCGGGTTCAGGAGTTGGAGACCAACTTGGCAGAACTGAGGAGCCAGATGG TGGAGCCCCCACCCGTGGAGCCCCCACCCGGGCCctcagaggcagagcagcagCTGCAGGCAGATGTGGAGCAGCTGCAAAAGGAACTGGAGAACCTGGCTGGACAGCTCCATGCCCAGGTGCAGGATAACAATAGTCTGAGTCGCCTGAATCGGGAGCAGGAGGAGCGGCTGCTGGAGCTCGAGCGTGCTGCGGAGCTCTGGGGCAAGCAGGAGCGCAAGCAGATTCTGGAGAGCATGCAGAACGACCGCACCACCATCAGCCGCGCACTCTCCCAGAACCGCAAGCTCAAGGAGCAGCTGGCGGAGCTGCAGAACGGCTTCGTGAGGCTG TCGAATGAGAACATGGAGATCACCAGTGCGCTGCAGTCAGAGCAGCACGTCAAGAAGGAGCTGGCCAAGAAGTTGGGTCAGCTGCAGGAGAAGCTGGGAGAGCTAAAGGAGACG GTGGAGCTGAAGAGCCAGGAGGCTCAGGGTCTGCAACAGCAGCGAGACCAGTACCTGTCTCACCTGCAGCAGTACGTGGCTGCCTATCAGCAGCTGACCTCCGAGAAGGAGGCGCTGCACAAGCAGGTTCTGCTGCAGACTCAGCTTATGGACCGGCTGCAGCATGAGGAGGTGCAGGGCAAGATGGCAGTGGAGATGGCCCGCCAGGAGTTGCAGGAGACCCAG GAGCGCCTAGAAGCCACCAGTCAGCAAAACCAACAGCTACAGGCCCAGCTGAGCCTCCTGGCTCTCCCTGGGGAAG TAGAAGATGAAATGGacgaggaagaaaaggaggaggcgGCTTCTCGGCCCAGTTTGACCATCCCAGAGGACCTGGACAGCCGAGAGGCCATG GTGGTATTTTTTAATGCGGCTCTAGCCAATGCCGAGGAAGAGAAGGCACGGCTGCGCAGGCAGCTGAGGGAGCAGCAGACACGCTGCCGGCGCCTGGCTTATCTGGAAGCCACATCCCAGAGTGAGCCCACAGAGCAAGCCCTGGTCCCCAGGAGTGGGGACAATTGTGTGTCTGGGGAGAGCACTGAGGCTCTACAGATGGCCATGGAGAAGCTGCAG AGCCGCTTCCTGGAGGTCATGCAGGAGAAGGTGGAGCTCAAGGAGCTGGTGGAGGAACTGGAACATCGCTGCATCCAGCTCTCTGGAGAGACGGATACCATCG GAGAGTATATTGCCCTCTACCAAAATCAGAGGGCAGTGCTGAAGGAGCGCCACCGAGAGAAGGAGGAGTACATCAGCCGACTGGCGCAGGACAAGGAGGAGATGAAG GTCAAGTTGCTGGAGCTGCAGGAGCTGGTGCTGCGGCTTGTGGGGGAGCGTAACGAGTGGCAGGGCAAGTTTCTGGCAGCGGCCCAGAGTCCTGCTGAAACCACCACTCCAGAGCCAGCAAGCCCCCAGGAATTTGGAGCAACTGACAAGCAGGGTG ACCTTCAAGAGGTGAGCCTTGCTGACAGCGTGGAGCCGGCACAAGGAGAGGCTGGGGCGGCTTCTCCCCCTGAGAACCACACTGCGCAGCAGATCATACAGCTGCTGCGCAAGATCCAGAACCCCCAGGAACGCCTCGGCCTGGGCACCAACCCCTGCGTCCCCTTCTTCTACCGTGCCGATGACAATGATGAGGTTAAGATCATGGTCATCTAA